Within Bremerella sp. JC817, the genomic segment CGACAAAGTACGCCAGAAACGTATGGGCCAACGCCATCGACAGCACCAGGTAGATCGCGTACATCGCGATCTTGCGATAGGCCGGCACGCTTTTGCTGGGAACGCCGCCGCGGCCAGAGGTTCCCATGAAAAACCGTTCGATCGGGCGATAAACGAACTCCAGGTAAACAGTCTGCGGGCAAGCCCATCCGCACCACACGCGTCCCAGTAGCGCCGTCAGCAGGAAGATGGTCAGAAAGACACTGATCATCAACAACGCCAACAGCAACGTATCGCTCGGCAAAAACGTGTAGCCGAAAATCGTGAACTGACGTTCCGTGATATCCAGCAGCACAAGCGGCTTGTTATTCAGTCGCACATGCGGGATCGCCACGAAGATGGCAATCAACGCGAAGCCGACAATCCGGCGAGCATGCCAGAACTTCCCCAGCGAAACTCGCGGGAAGAGCCAACGGCGCGAACCGTCCGACTCTAAAGTGGAAAGCACATGCTCGTCAGGGGTTAACAGTTCGTCGCTCATGACTGGTTACCGATTGGCTGGGCTATTCAGACGGGGCTGCTTCGCTTGGCGCATCGAGGTCTGAAATCACGTGGGTTTCGCCTGCGATCGGACGAAGGCCCTTTCCTGCAGGATTGCTCCCCTTCAGCGAAAGCAAATAGGACGAGACCAGAATGATCTCTTGCGGCTCCAGCTTGCCGCGCCACGCAGGCATGGCGTTACCATTGGCACCGTTTTCAATCACTCGATAGAGGTCTTCCACCTTCTTGATGTTCTTCCAATGTTCGTCGGTCAGGTTCGGTCCGACGCGTCCCTCGGCATCGTTACCATGGCATGACGTGCAGTTTGCTTGAAAGACGTTCTTGCCGACCGGCAGCCATTCAGGGTCGGTCGAAAACCGCAGGATCGTCTCGCGATCAGGCTTGATCTCGCCCAAGGTCGAGAAACGCTCTTTCAAGTTGGCGGCCAGGGCCCGGTCGTAAGCCGCGATGACCGAACGTCCCGGGGTCAGACCGTTTTCGTAATAGACCCAGTAAAACACGGCGTAGATGATCGTGCCGACAAAAATCGCCTTCCACCAACCCGGCATCGGATTGTCGAATTCCTGAATGCCGTCGTAACTGTGGCCGGTCAACGGATCGTCTGGAATGTGGCCGTCAGCGGTCGAGTTTGGTTTTTCAGTCGAGTTCATCGTGGGCTCCGTTCCCCATCGTCTAGCGGGATTTCGGCTTCGGACATGGTTATCTTCTTGTCAGTCAGCAGCGTGCGGATGGTGATTGCCACGAACACGCAGAAGAACATCAACAGCGACAGCGTACCGATCCACGCGTACAGCGAGCTGTTTAAAAGGTCGCCTATCATTCCTGGTCTCCCATTTCGTTACCCACAGCCGCTTCCGCAGGCTCAGCTTTCTCCGCTTCTCCTTCGGCCGCTGTTTCTTCCGTTTTGGAAATATCGGTGCCCAATCGCTGGATATAAGCGATCAATGCGATCACTTTCTTCCCTTCAAGACCCGCAGGACCTTGCTGCTGAGCGATCTCGTCCGCGATTTGCTTGGCTTGGGCTTTCGCCACTTCGATCGAGTTCTCCAACACTTCGTCCGGATACGGAGCACCCAGGTAATAAGCCGCTTTGACCCGTTCTGGAATCGTATTGAAGTTCAGATCCTGCTGCTCAAAATGCGGATAGTTCGGCATGATCGAGCCCTTGATGTAGTCACCTGGATTACGGAAGTGGATCAGATGCCACAGGTGGGATTGCCGTCCTCCTTCACGTGCCAGATCAGGACCGATGCGACGCGAACCCCATTGGAATGGATGGTCGTAGACAAACTCTCCCGGCTTCGAGTATTCGCCGTAGCGGATCGTTTCCGCCACGATTGGACGAATCATTTGCGAGTGGCAGTTGTAGCAACCTTCCGCCACGTAGATGTCACGGCCGGCCAGTTCTAGTGGTGTGTATGGCTTCACCGAAGCGATGGTCGGAACATTCGAGCGAATCAAGAAGGTTGGAATGATCTCGAACAGCGAGGCGGCGATCACTGCGATCGTGACCCAGATGCTGAAGTAGATCGGACGACCTTCCCATCCGCGGTGCCAACCGAGACGCGTGAACACGTCCAGCTTCTTGGCAACGTTCACCACGGTCTCCAGCTTCGAGCCTTCAATGGCTGGTTCCTGATAGTCCTTGCTCAGTGGAGCGGCCTGGTAAACCGGCACTTCGTACGTCGACGGACGTGATGCCCATGTCTTGTAGAAGTTGTAGCTCATCATGCTGGCCCCACCCAGGAAGCAGAGGCCACCCAAAGCACGGATCCAATAGAACGGTGCGAGGTTAACGGTTGTCTCGATGAAGTTCGGGTACACCAACTGCCCCTTGCTGTTCATCGCGAACCAGAGCAGCCCCTGATAAACACCGACCCCATAGATCGGAATGATGTACAGCAGAATGCCAATCAGCCCCAGCCAGAAGTGCCATTCGGCCAGCTTCTTGCTGTAAAGCTGCGTCTGGAAAACACGTGGCAATAACCAGTAGATCATGCCGAAGGTCATGAACCCGTTCCAACCGAGGGCACCGCTATGCACGTGAGCGATCGTCCAGTCGGTGTAGTGCGAAAGGGAGTTGACCGCTTTGACCGACAGCATCGGCCCTTCAAAGGTCGACATGCCATAGAACGTAATGCCCACGACGAAGAACTTGAGCACTGGGTCTTCGGTCACTTTACGCCAGGCACCACGCAAGGTGAGCAGGCCGTTGATCATCCCGCCCCAAGATGGCATCCATAACATCACCGAGAAGATCATCCCCAGCGACGACGCCCATTCCGGGACGGCTGTGTAGTGCAAGTGGTGCGGACCGGCCCAGATGTAAATGAACACCAGCGACCAGAAGTGAAGGATACTCAGCTTGTACGAGAACACTGGGCGATTGGCGGCCTTGGGCAGGAAGTAGTACATCAGTCCGAGAAACGGCGTCGTCAAGAAGAACGCCACCGCGTTGTGGCCATACCACCACTGCATGAAGGCGTCCTGAACGCCGGCGTAGATCGAATAGCTTTTGAACAAGCCGGTCGGGAAGACCAGATTGTTGAAGATATGCAAAATGGCAACGGTGATGATCGTGGCAATATAAAACCAAATCGCCACGTAGATGTGCCTTTCACGACGAACAACGAGTGTCATGAAGAAGT encodes:
- a CDS encoding cbb3-type cytochrome c oxidase N-terminal domain-containing protein, with protein sequence MNSTEKPNSTADGHIPDDPLTGHSYDGIQEFDNPMPGWWKAIFVGTIIYAVFYWVYYENGLTPGRSVIAAYDRALAANLKERFSTLGEIKPDRETILRFSTDPEWLPVGKNVFQANCTSCHGNDAEGRVGPNLTDEHWKNIKKVEDLYRVIENGANGNAMPAWRGKLEPQEIILVSSYLLSLKGSNPAGKGLRPIAGETHVISDLDAPSEAAPSE
- the ccoN gene encoding cytochrome-c oxidase, cbb3-type subunit I, with the protein product MSAAQDNVTGSSQVRSGHLESFSYDDKITRQFMTATVVWGMVAFLAGIYIALQLVVPALSLNLEFLTFGRLRPLHTNAAIFAFAGNSIFAAIYYSTQRLLKTRMWSDTLSQLHFWGWQLIIVLAAVTLPLGITQSREYAELEWPIDLLIALVWAGFFGVNFFMTLVVRRERHIYVAIWFYIATIITVAILHIFNNLVFPTGLFKSYSIYAGVQDAFMQWWYGHNAVAFFLTTPFLGLMYYFLPKAANRPVFSYKLSILHFWSLVFIYIWAGPHHLHYTAVPEWASSLGMIFSVMLWMPSWGGMINGLLTLRGAWRKVTEDPVLKFFVVGITFYGMSTFEGPMLSVKAVNSLSHYTDWTIAHVHSGALGWNGFMTFGMIYWLLPRVFQTQLYSKKLAEWHFWLGLIGILLYIIPIYGVGVYQGLLWFAMNSKGQLVYPNFIETTVNLAPFYWIRALGGLCFLGGASMMSYNFYKTWASRPSTYEVPVYQAAPLSKDYQEPAIEGSKLETVVNVAKKLDVFTRLGWHRGWEGRPIYFSIWVTIAVIAASLFEIIPTFLIRSNVPTIASVKPYTPLELAGRDIYVAEGCYNCHSQMIRPIVAETIRYGEYSKPGEFVYDHPFQWGSRRIGPDLAREGGRQSHLWHLIHFRNPGDYIKGSIMPNYPHFEQQDLNFNTIPERVKAAYYLGAPYPDEVLENSIEVAKAQAKQIADEIAQQQGPAGLEGKKVIALIAYIQRLGTDISKTEETAAEGEAEKAEPAEAAVGNEMGDQE